From a single Silene latifolia isolate original U9 population chromosome 6, ASM4854445v1, whole genome shotgun sequence genomic region:
- the LOC141588748 gene encoding uncharacterized protein LOC141588748 translates to MPPKNTYHPALAVTQIRNHITVTLGMDNDQYPLWVALFTNHAKATRVLHHIIEPESGKPPVPTTADEKELWDAIDATVLQWIYATVSTELLETIVESESTSMECWTRVQRIFQDNQYSRAVTLEQEFSGTSMADFASVSAYCQRLRALADQLKNVGSPVTNNRHVLQLVSDLTSAYQGVGTVIRQANPLPEFYRAHSMLILEEADLAKADAFSALFAKHNNDGNSSSSILGK, encoded by the coding sequence ATGCCTCCCAAAAACACATATCACCCTGCTCTCGCCGTTACGCAGATTCGCAATCACATCACCGTTACGCTTGGCATGGATAATGACCAATATCCGCTTTGGGTCGCTCTCTTCACGAACCACGCGAAAGCCACACGCGTGCTTCACCATATCATCGAGCCAGAATCCGGCAAGCCACCGGTGCCTACCACGGCCGATGAGAAGGAGTTGTGGGATGCTATTGATGCTACGGTCCTTCAATGGATCTATGCGACGGTTAGCACGGAACTTCTTGAAACAATTGTCGAATCAGAGTCTACTTCCATGGAATGTTGGACTCGGGTTCAACgaatttttcaagataatcaatACAGCCGTGCCGTCACTCTCGAGCAAGAGTTCTCCGGCACGTCTATGGCGGATTTCGCATCCGTCTCAGCATACTGTCAACGATTGAGGGCACTTGCTGATCAATTGAAGAACGTCGGTTCACCGGTCACCAATAATCGTCATGTTCTTCAACTTGTCTCCGATCTCACCTCGGCATACCAGGGCGTTGGAACAGTCATTCGACAAGCCAACCCGCTTCCTGAGTTTTATCGCGCTCACTCCATGCTAATTCTCGAAGAAGCCGACCTCGCCAAAGCTGATGCCTTCTCTGCCTTGTTTGCCAAACACAACAATGATggcaactcctcctcctcaatTCTAGGTAAgtga
- the LOC141588749 gene encoding uncharacterized protein LOC141588749 yields the protein MWADAVKNVKNGLDAKNKLAFIEGKVKKPVCDGEEESLELVAWRQCNAMLRAWLRNVINPKLHSSITFNQPIEDVWEELRSRYSAGNAPRVDQLKNELNECKQGKDTVVEYYTRLKVIWDELDKYSKAKNCSCGVAASIAKEKEEEKVHQFLMGLDSKLYGQVRTNLLMEDPITGLNRAYALILREERHASLTIVKEEHNDAAMATRIHGGQSRNNYFKGDEEEPEKPPQCTHCKKILSHGGELL from the coding sequence ATGTGGGCTGATGCTGTGAAGAATGTGAAGAATGGGTTAGATGCCAAAAATAAATTGGCTTTCATTGAAGGAAAAGTGAAGAAACCGGTGTGTGATGGAGAAGAGGAAAGCCTTGAATTGGTAGCATGGAGACAATGTAACGCAATGTTACGAGCGTGGCTTCGGAATGTGATAAATCCGAAGTTACATTCGAGTATCACTTTCAATCAACCAATTGAGGATGTTTGGGAGGAGTTGAGAAGCAGATACTCGGCAGGGAATGCTCCCAGAGTAGATCAACTCAAAAATGAGTTGAATGAATGCAAGCAAGGCAAAGACACAGTGGTAGAGTATTATACCAGGCTCAAGGTAATTTGGGACGAGTTGGACAAATACAGCAAGGCGAAAAATTGTAGTTGCGGTGTGGCAGCGTCTATAGCCAAAGAAAAGGAAGAGGAGAAAGTGCATCAATTTTTGATGGGACTCGACTCCAAGTTATATGGGCAGGTGCGAACAAATCTGCTCATGGAAGACCCAATCACCGGATTAAATCGTGCCTATGCTTTGATACTCAGGGAAGAACGACATGCCTCTCTTACCATAGTAAAAGAGGAACATAATGATGCCGCCATGGCTACCAGAATTCATGGTGGACAATCAAGAAATAATTACTTCAAAGGTGATGAGGAAGAACCAGAGAAACCGCCGCAATGTACTCATTGTAAAAAAATACTATCACACGGAGGAGAATTGCTATGA